A region of Oscillospiraceae bacterium DNA encodes the following proteins:
- a CDS encoding hydroxylamine reductase, with amino-acid sequence AVKSGAIKKFFVMAGCDGRMKSREYYTEFAEKLPNDTVILTAGCAKYRYNKLKLGDIGGIPRVLDAGQCNDSYSLAIIALKLKEVFGLDDINKLPIAFNIAWYEQKAVIVLLALLYLGVKNIHLGPTLPGFLSPNVTKVLVEKFGIVGVGTVDDDIKLFMNA; translated from the coding sequence GCCGTCAAATCCGGCGCGATCAAAAAGTTCTTCGTCATGGCTGGCTGTGACGGACGCATGAAGTCCAGAGAATACTACACCGAATTCGCTGAAAAGCTCCCGAATGACACGGTGATTCTCACGGCGGGCTGCGCGAAGTATCGCTATAACAAGCTAAAGCTGGGTGACATCGGCGGGATTCCCAGGGTTCTGGACGCCGGGCAGTGCAACGACTCCTATTCTCTGGCGATTATCGCCCTGAAGCTCAAAGAAGTGTTTGGACTCGACGATATCAACAAGCTGCCGATTGCCTTCAATATTGCCTGGTACGAACAGAAGGCCGTCATTGTGCTCCTGGCGCTGCTGTACCTGGGTGTGAAGAACATCCACCTCGGTCCCACACTGCCGGGCTTCCTGTCTCCCAATGTGACCAAGGTGTTGGTTGAAAAATTCGGTATCGTGGGTGTTGGAACAGTTGACGATGACATTAAACTATTCATGAACGCCTGA
- a CDS encoding ferredoxin has product MKATIDREGCISCGLCASTCPEVFRMADDGRAVVCADPVPESAEDVAAEARDNCPVSVIMIE; this is encoded by the coding sequence ATGAAAGCGACGATCGACAGAGAAGGCTGTATTTCCTGCGGGCTATGTGCATCCACCTGTCCGGAGGTATTCCGGATGGCTGATGATGGGCGCGCGGTGGTATGCGCGGACCCTGTTCCTGAATCTGCGGAAGACGTAGCAGCAGAAGCGCGTGATAACTGTCCCGTCTCTGTTATTATGATAGAATAA